A single window of Synechococcus sp. CBW1004 DNA harbors:
- a CDS encoding aminotransferase class IV produces MSPSPPQHNRAIAWVDGRWGAPAELSVPLTDRGLQLADGLFETVLVETGRPQLLEEHLLRWRQGAALLGLADPPDQLWLTPLIAEAIARAGLAHAGSGALRLTWTRGDSDGRGIELPADGRAARHRFWLQLTAITPAFDPCTVIISRHERRNAESRLSRCKTLAYGQAIQARQEARQAGAEEALLLSTNGSLCCGTTANLLVRRQGHWLTPPLTSGCLPGVMRGRALELGLVAEARLEATPQPGDRWLLLNSLGCRPIRSGDGLLLQAMTPADAERFWRALL; encoded by the coding sequence ATGAGCCCATCACCGCCACAGCACAACAGAGCCATCGCCTGGGTCGATGGCCGCTGGGGCGCTCCGGCGGAGCTCAGCGTCCCTCTGACTGACCGCGGTCTGCAGCTGGCCGATGGCCTGTTCGAGACCGTGCTGGTGGAAACGGGGCGCCCCCAGCTGCTGGAGGAGCACCTGCTGCGCTGGCGCCAGGGCGCCGCCCTGCTGGGGCTGGCCGATCCGCCCGATCAGCTCTGGCTCACCCCGCTGATTGCAGAGGCCATCGCGCGGGCAGGCCTGGCCCACGCGGGCAGCGGAGCTCTGCGGCTCACCTGGACCCGCGGAGACAGTGACGGCCGGGGCATCGAGCTGCCCGCCGATGGCCGTGCTGCCCGCCATCGCTTCTGGCTGCAGCTCACTGCGATCACCCCCGCCTTCGACCCCTGCACGGTGATCATCAGTCGCCACGAGCGGCGCAACGCCGAGAGCCGCCTCAGCCGATGCAAGACCCTCGCCTATGGCCAGGCCATTCAGGCCCGCCAGGAAGCCCGCCAGGCCGGGGCCGAGGAGGCGCTGCTGCTCAGCACCAATGGCAGCCTCTGTTGCGGCACCACCGCCAACCTGCTGGTCCGCCGCCAGGGCCACTGGCTGACGCCACCCCTGACCAGCGGCTGTCTGCCCGGTGTGATGCGCGGCCGTGCCCTGGAGCTGGGCCTGGTGGCAGAAGCCCGGCTGGAGGCCACGCCCCAGCCCGGCGATCGCTGGCTGCTGCTCAACAGCCTGGGCTGCCGCCCGATCCGTTCCGGCGACGGCCTCCTCCTTCAGGCGATGACGCCTGCGGACGCGGAACGGTTCTGGCGCGCGTTGCTCTGA
- the urtE gene encoding urea ABC transporter ATP-binding subunit UrtE: MSTTAPARTVHPPAGENGHLLTIRDLNVYYGESHILRNVDLSIAPGQMACLIGLNGVGKTTLLKTIIGLLRQRSGSISLDGQELSALPPHRRALAGVGYVPQGREIIPQLTVKENLLLGLEARPGGISRHRHIDPLVFELFPILEKFLARRGGDLSGGQQQQLAIARALLGKPRLLLLDEPTEGIQPSVVLDIQRAVARILRETSIGVLLVEHHASFVRQSDWYYAMQKGGVVASGATADLSGEMLQRFLSV, encoded by the coding sequence ATGAGCACCACCGCCCCAGCCCGCACCGTCCACCCCCCTGCCGGGGAGAACGGCCACCTGCTGACCATCCGCGATCTGAACGTCTACTACGGCGAGAGCCACATCCTGCGCAACGTCGATCTCTCGATCGCGCCCGGTCAGATGGCCTGTCTGATCGGCCTCAACGGTGTCGGCAAGACCACCCTGCTCAAGACGATCATCGGCCTGCTGCGCCAGCGCAGCGGCAGCATCAGCCTCGACGGCCAGGAGCTCTCAGCCCTGCCGCCCCACCGCCGCGCCCTCGCCGGCGTCGGCTATGTGCCCCAGGGCCGCGAGATCATCCCCCAGCTGACGGTGAAGGAGAACCTGCTGCTGGGCCTGGAGGCAAGGCCGGGCGGCATCAGCCGCCACCGCCACATCGATCCGCTGGTATTCGAGCTGTTCCCGATCCTCGAGAAGTTCCTGGCCCGGCGCGGCGGCGACCTCTCCGGCGGCCAGCAGCAACAGCTGGCGATCGCCCGGGCCCTGCTCGGCAAGCCGCGGCTGCTGCTGCTCGATGAACCCACCGAAGGCATCCAGCCCTCGGTGGTGCTTGACATCCAGCGGGCCGTGGCGCGCATCCTGCGCGAAACCTCGATCGGCGTGCTGCTGGTGGAGCACCACGCCAGCTTCGTGCGCCAGTCCGACTGGTATTACGCGATGCAGAAGGGAGGCGTGGTCGCCAGTGGCGCCACGGCCGATCTCAGCGGCGAGATGCTGCAGCGCTTCCTCAGCGTCTGA
- the urtD gene encoding urea ABC transporter ATP-binding protein UrtD, protein MSSLLELEGVSVSFDGFWALNDLNLRLTPGELRAVIGPNGAGKTTFLDVITGKVKPTKGDVRFRGRSLVGRSEHQIARLGIGRKFQTPRVYQNLTPRRNLELAVKGSHSPFTLLFGKLSPAQRDRVQQLLAVVGLEAHADQLAGSLSHGQKQWLEIAMLLAQDPDLLLVDEPVAGLSDEETERTGALLRSLAGDHTVLVIEHDMDFIRNLNCPVTVLHEGHVLCEGDMAQVQSDPRVIEVYLGAPDEEHAAGSSP, encoded by the coding sequence ATGAGCAGCCTGCTCGAGCTGGAGGGCGTGAGCGTCAGCTTTGACGGCTTCTGGGCCCTCAACGACCTCAACCTCAGGCTCACCCCCGGTGAGCTGCGGGCGGTGATCGGCCCCAACGGCGCCGGCAAGACCACCTTCCTTGATGTGATCACCGGCAAGGTGAAACCCACCAAGGGCGACGTGCGCTTTCGCGGCCGCTCGCTGGTGGGCCGCAGCGAACACCAGATCGCCCGTCTCGGCATCGGACGCAAGTTCCAGACGCCGCGCGTCTACCAGAACCTGACGCCACGCCGCAATCTGGAGCTGGCCGTCAAGGGCAGCCATTCGCCCTTCACCCTGCTGTTCGGCAAGCTCAGCCCCGCCCAGCGGGATCGGGTGCAGCAACTGCTGGCGGTGGTGGGCCTCGAGGCCCATGCCGACCAGCTGGCCGGCAGTCTTTCGCACGGTCAGAAGCAGTGGCTGGAGATCGCCATGCTGCTCGCCCAGGATCCCGATCTGCTGCTGGTGGATGAACCGGTGGCAGGCCTCTCCGATGAGGAGACCGAACGCACCGGCGCCCTGCTGCGCAGCCTGGCGGGTGATCACACAGTGCTGGTGATCGAGCACGACATGGACTTCATCCGCAACCTCAACTGCCCGGTCACCGTGCTTCACGAGGGCCATGTGCTCTGCGAGGGAGACATGGCGCAGGTGCAGAGCGATCCGCGCGTGATCGAGGTCTACCTGGGCGCTCCGGATGAGGAGCACGCGGCCGGCAGCTCGCCATGA